One genomic window of Candidatus Pseudobacter hemicellulosilyticus includes the following:
- a CDS encoding histidine kinase: MKQRTIGAWLLVLCVPFTSLAQQSKTDSLAALLAKAPEDTTKVHLYWSTGASMLYQNPAAGIFYFKDGLTLAHRLDFLAGLEKCYSGAALCYSFIARYDSAKLYMDTCLVYARKLNNPSRLTLAHLNMADVYQNLQDLKAALRHCDTALEQGERLGNNNGLGRIYSIMTDIHMSQQQYEDAALTTERSMQYFEAANNRQMVGMTLNARADLLMIKKEYRKAIPVLQKALLIADSVADIQNKSVYLLGLAQAYAEVKEYANAMASAQKGLEYAQETGSRKQEAVAHDVFFNIYMNQQRYTEAIPEALLSYAIMKEEKDLIREAHLAMNLALVYEKTGNVKKAYDYLKISKELGDSLALQKYNQEMARLMAGFQVEQKDKEILLLNKDKELQQQKMQQQWLLIIGVSALALLAIVGIGLSINRYRLRQRMKELELRNHIAADLHDEVGSSLSSIHMLSQVAAQQSAADSRQADILGKMSTNARETMEKMGDIVWMIKPGENEGQGLWQRMERFAFEICGSQQINCHISGQEILEDLKLTMQQRKNFYLVFKEALNNAVKYSGSSRVDIRISRHSHQLQLEVQDYGKGFGEKGPGNGGETNGGNGLSNMRNRARELGGELLLDHQPGEGVLITLRFPV, translated from the coding sequence ATGAAACAACGCACCATCGGCGCATGGCTGCTGGTTCTTTGCGTGCCATTTACATCATTGGCGCAGCAGTCTAAAACGGACTCGCTGGCCGCTCTCCTGGCCAAAGCGCCGGAAGACACCACTAAGGTCCATCTCTATTGGAGCACAGGGGCCTCTATGCTGTACCAGAATCCTGCGGCTGGTATTTTCTATTTCAAAGATGGCCTGACCCTGGCCCACCGGCTGGATTTCCTGGCCGGATTGGAGAAATGTTATTCGGGCGCCGCTCTCTGTTATTCCTTTATTGCCAGGTATGATTCTGCAAAGCTGTACATGGATACCTGCCTGGTTTACGCGCGGAAGCTGAACAATCCTTCCCGTCTCACCCTGGCCCACCTCAATATGGCCGATGTATACCAGAACCTGCAGGACCTGAAGGCAGCCCTCAGGCACTGCGATACCGCCCTGGAGCAGGGAGAGCGTTTAGGCAATAATAACGGGCTGGGACGGATCTATTCCATCATGACGGATATCCATATGTCCCAGCAGCAATACGAGGACGCAGCCCTGACCACCGAAAGATCCATGCAATATTTTGAAGCAGCCAATAACCGGCAGATGGTAGGCATGACGCTCAATGCCCGGGCCGACCTGCTCATGATAAAAAAGGAATACCGGAAAGCGATCCCTGTCCTGCAAAAGGCCTTACTGATTGCAGACAGCGTGGCCGATATACAGAACAAATCAGTCTATCTCCTGGGACTGGCCCAGGCTTATGCAGAGGTTAAAGAATATGCCAATGCCATGGCTTCAGCGCAAAAAGGCCTGGAATATGCACAGGAAACCGGTAGCCGGAAGCAGGAAGCCGTTGCGCATGACGTGTTCTTTAATATCTATATGAACCAGCAGCGATATACCGAAGCCATCCCGGAAGCATTGCTGAGTTATGCCATCATGAAAGAAGAAAAGGACCTGATCCGCGAAGCTCACCTGGCCATGAACCTGGCGCTGGTATATGAAAAAACAGGGAATGTCAAAAAAGCCTACGACTACCTGAAGATCAGCAAGGAGTTAGGGGACAGTCTTGCCCTGCAGAAATACAACCAGGAAATGGCCAGGCTGATGGCCGGTTTCCAGGTAGAGCAGAAGGATAAAGAGATCCTGCTGCTCAATAAGGACAAAGAACTGCAGCAGCAGAAAATGCAGCAGCAATGGCTACTGATCATTGGCGTCTCGGCCCTGGCGCTGCTGGCTATAGTAGGCATTGGTCTGAGCATTAACCGCTACCGCCTGCGGCAGCGCATGAAAGAGCTGGAACTGCGCAACCATATTGCGGCCGACCTGCATGATGAAGTGGGCAGCTCGCTCAGCAGTATCCATATGCTGAGCCAGGTGGCGGCGCAGCAATCGGCGGCCGACAGCCGACAGGCCGATATCCTGGGTAAGATGAGTACCAATGCCCGGGAAACCATGGAGAAAATGGGCGATATTGTCTGGATGATCAAACCCGGCGAGAACGAAGGCCAGGGCCTCTGGCAGCGCATGGAGCGGTTTGCTTTTGAGATCTGCGGCAGCCAGCAGATCAATTGCCATATCAGCGGGCAGGAGATCCTGGAGGACCTGAAGCTGACCATGCAGCAGCGGAAGAATTTTTACCTGGTCTTCAAGGAAGCGCTGAACAATGCCGTCAAGTATTCCGGGTCCAGCAGGGTAGATATCCGGATCAGCAGGCATAGCCACCAGCTGCAGCTGGAAGTGCAGGACTACGGAAAAGGATTTGGGGAGAAGGGCCCCGGCAATGGCGGAGAAACCAATGGAGGCAATGGCCTGTCCAATATGCGGAACCGGGCCCGGGAACTGGGCGGCGAGCTGCTCCTTGACCATCAGCCGGGAGAAGGTGTATTGATTACACTCAGGTTCCCGGTATAA
- a CDS encoding response regulator transcription factor, with the protein MADIRITIFEDSKHLRESLQIVLNGTPGFLCAGAYPDCSDLLFRIEKDRPDIVLMDIEMPGMNGIEATGIIKTKFPEVQVLIQTVFFEDEYIFKAICAGASGYILKTTTLAGYIESLQDVYKGGSPMTPGIARRVIELFKANVPARSSEQQYDLTAKEKAVLQLLVEGKSYKMIATELSLALDTIKTHIRNIYLKLQVNSNTEAVAKAIRDKLV; encoded by the coding sequence ATGGCTGATATACGCATTACCATATTTGAAGACAGCAAACACCTGCGGGAAAGCCTGCAGATAGTCCTGAACGGGACACCCGGCTTTCTTTGCGCCGGCGCCTATCCGGATTGCAGCGACCTGCTCTTTCGTATTGAAAAGGATCGTCCCGATATTGTCCTGATGGATATTGAAATGCCCGGCATGAACGGCATTGAGGCCACCGGCATCATCAAAACGAAATTCCCGGAAGTACAGGTCCTGATCCAGACCGTGTTCTTCGAGGATGAATATATCTTCAAAGCCATCTGCGCCGGGGCTTCCGGCTATATCCTGAAGACCACCACGCTGGCAGGGTATATTGAATCCCTCCAGGATGTCTACAAGGGCGGTTCACCCATGACGCCCGGCATTGCCCGCCGCGTAATAGAATTGTTCAAGGCCAATGTCCCTGCCCGGTCTTCGGAACAGCAGTACGATCTGACCGCCAAAGAAAAGGCCGTACTGCAGTTGCTGGTGGAAGGAAAGAGCTATAAGATGATAGCCACGGAACTGTCGCTGGCCCTGGACACCATCAAAACGCATATCCGTAATATTTACCTCAAGCTGCAGGTCAACTCCAATACCGAAGCAGTGGCCAAAGCTATCCGCGACAAACTCGTATAG
- a CDS encoding carboxypeptidase-like regulatory domain-containing protein yields the protein MKHQYFLLQRLLLLLCLLAGLQAARAQVNVTLTLRPPYSAYIKDYYHLENKAVIVLTNTTRQLLEVKLGGSLTNESRGVYIRTTPQSRPPMPITLGAGATVVLSANADLMRFLDQNNISTNANDATLTNILRSGKLPEGNYQLCIQAYDYLSGRQLSPTGTGCASFDISQADPPMITFPQNDHTYPAEQKNLNFSWTPPMGNLSGALIEYDQVVVRVQPGQNPNDAIAAARDFNAGNPQLSKKNMLMQAYITQPYDLAFEPGRYAMQVIARDRNNKILLNNQGRSEIVVFEVGRGITSAVPGIGLMENERPTFTNVQLRGTLRYYWPQGGTASAVNNQGVNTAPPPPSGGSGNGLQVQGSAVNTDSYYTGALLHNRAGFATLQNSPLAGITVQLYTAIQFENPKGEGSNVPELLPGNILLYAETVLATATTGSNGSFSFNVPNINQLDFSWKEGSFGNGGGEINWTISGRHRTVLMVRPNNSHYYFNPIQFVSGLPQDRDMGTFYARVSTFNSRILVTEHNDRGLVKPGVEVLFMRRGGRAQNVPRDEGSPGNFSPKERIQISGTTFEVVWKGTTGSNGEVLAPHMVLEDCTDGITPYSILTRNPDEYNTVHSLHHSLKTFQYTKRYDWNPASDCLESDGATLKADCADLNCMGIGISQYRYSYPNTDPGTEYYYIKSVVRAKARAYAQVKNKAGGIDDNDAQNLAGARWCLFKISRAGMQKAVSLAANGDWGKLAESGELGWNWLRDYLHNEGTPPVMHATGLTGNDGRIDVRQLPYEGDFNNPTAYYYVFTVEKHGFKTSARVVNLKSSHGAGEGDVGVAQSGTAYNLGEIWMEPKGEAVLTIVNERGNPVVASAWYYDHNSGQNGEVFYSSHMPGVPESKIAMNLPSGNNRRIVIQPYNTDTYERDTIIVNVPASGVLSKEVLVKYKLHRIYFNIRNANGQPIDKAKVRLDLQEGAATMYNDIRSPYLYEGAHSPVPNDPIPGGQLPGNQSGNGIISSQDQPELEFVNANTYTKTTNNGGGVDFAFRNSGTSFRFIISGPNGSSYVVKMINVSSRAGKTWKRVQVELKNGRTVKGTVHFGQVPVANARVRVKGSVPLIETWTNAQGQYELHGVPLDTNLTFSASKSGYVGMEFTEGQSLNSVYGIVNYQYLAVGQTPVTTINFKLRIYDGLDLSKLLGFPLEVTSLEETAGAIIPSRPTNEPARRNTAPVKIGGLVTVDDANNQLFKMSGSDAQGRKLSTIEFSDLLVVADDIRNDSLIPYCRPQTLPVATDINEQVISIYDQYVGTLYDSTVGITLNKYQQQGVAQGKVRVETSSFADNAIGLQQGNAICLVNGGSMQFPVFTAGGPAAISGSQGIGITGSDGQSLRYTLHNFTAIAGSGSSRLYKDSVVLDTRLQTALQHVPTPNINLPIGKVRINSQRQLENVSNAINVTMALGSFQLLWKHIYIGNDGVTFDATLDAAGMQLPISRAILEPTRFRVRQGSLETGNVKLLNSVPVTVHSSASFGYDETRNVPAWYVSITSESNSEAAATINGQHFDGLNSNYEIPFTSLWFYSNGDQQVNLASGIPVFRLHNIADFSLQAVLLHQNLIQLQGELDLGIPAFPSHSTSLNYDKQGNGISGMRLQPFVMTDIPLNGVVLGFNGGNSNSIEFSNGRIRIRGRVRDEDPEVFKDVLYTITKTSQETRLVLDETPQRQSIRLGGSSSNSRVILTNIEGSMQVTNNSWTNLYFYGDMPEDMGFTGDGRRMKFDVLGAIQVNNQAVKLKSMETPIGGMNMIYDLENARLMGSLHIDNKIGSLDMKGDAEVVIDKYGYYFLAGGSVEMSNPKITGRAFILMGDYTHRSSDRRSAIEDMLKEYSYYYINRGEMPKGYTDMTALNGFFIEAGATIPVPGVPNFDIDLVVLSAALEVNVGGDVRLGMQFGETNMYSMGMAVWVEARFSVGISGINVCAGTDLRVMAGVDLEGFYYSNGNYSMTAEGYVRLQGTAWYGIGFFCTAACEGACVKDEAGGTIGLAAVGTVTQDGSDFRIVLDANTFK from the coding sequence ATGAAACATCAATACTTCCTTTTGCAGCGCCTGTTATTGTTGCTCTGTCTGTTGGCCGGGCTACAGGCTGCCAGGGCGCAGGTGAATGTTACACTCACCCTTCGGCCGCCTTATTCGGCCTATATCAAAGACTATTATCACCTGGAGAACAAGGCGGTGATCGTACTGACCAATACTACCCGCCAGTTGCTGGAGGTAAAACTGGGCGGCAGTCTCACCAACGAATCCCGTGGTGTATATATCCGTACTACGCCGCAATCACGCCCACCCATGCCCATCACCCTGGGCGCCGGGGCTACAGTGGTGCTGTCTGCCAATGCCGACCTGATGCGGTTCCTGGACCAGAACAATATCAGTACCAATGCCAATGACGCCACGCTGACCAATATCCTCCGCAGCGGCAAGCTGCCGGAAGGGAATTACCAGCTATGCATACAGGCATACGATTACTTGAGCGGCCGGCAGCTATCGCCCACAGGGACAGGCTGCGCCAGCTTCGACATCTCACAGGCGGATCCGCCCATGATCACTTTTCCGCAGAACGATCATACCTATCCGGCAGAACAAAAGAACCTCAACTTCAGCTGGACACCGCCCATGGGCAACCTGAGCGGCGCCCTCATTGAATACGACCAGGTAGTGGTGCGGGTGCAGCCGGGCCAGAATCCCAATGATGCTATTGCCGCAGCCAGGGATTTCAATGCCGGCAACCCGCAGCTGAGCAAAAAGAATATGCTGATGCAGGCCTATATCACCCAGCCCTACGACCTGGCCTTTGAGCCCGGCAGGTATGCCATGCAGGTGATAGCCCGGGACCGGAACAATAAGATCCTGCTCAATAACCAGGGCCGCAGTGAGATCGTGGTATTTGAAGTTGGCCGGGGTATTACCAGTGCCGTTCCTGGTATTGGATTAATGGAGAATGAGCGGCCTACTTTCACCAATGTGCAGCTCAGGGGAACGCTCCGCTATTACTGGCCCCAGGGCGGTACGGCTTCTGCTGTCAATAACCAGGGCGTCAATACAGCGCCGCCACCGCCGTCCGGTGGGTCGGGTAATGGCCTGCAGGTGCAGGGGAGCGCGGTGAATACTGATAGTTACTATACAGGCGCCCTGCTCCATAACAGGGCCGGTTTTGCCACGTTGCAGAACAGTCCGCTGGCCGGTATCACGGTACAGTTGTATACCGCCATACAGTTCGAAAACCCCAAGGGTGAGGGCAGTAATGTTCCTGAACTGCTGCCCGGTAATATTCTCCTCTATGCGGAAACAGTGCTGGCCACAGCAACCACGGGCAGCAATGGCAGCTTCTCTTTCAATGTGCCTAATATCAACCAGCTCGATTTTAGCTGGAAGGAGGGCAGTTTCGGCAACGGCGGCGGTGAGATCAACTGGACAATCAGCGGCCGCCACCGAACGGTGCTGATGGTGCGACCAAACAACTCCCACTATTATTTTAATCCCATACAGTTTGTGAGTGGTCTGCCGCAGGACCGGGATATGGGTACGTTCTATGCCCGCGTAAGTACTTTCAATTCCCGGATACTGGTGACAGAACACAATGACCGCGGACTGGTGAAGCCAGGTGTGGAAGTATTGTTCATGCGTCGCGGCGGCCGCGCACAAAATGTGCCCCGCGATGAAGGCAGTCCCGGGAATTTCAGTCCCAAAGAAAGGATCCAGATCAGCGGCACCACCTTTGAAGTGGTCTGGAAAGGCACTACCGGCAGTAATGGAGAAGTGCTGGCGCCCCATATGGTGCTGGAAGATTGCACGGATGGTATAACGCCTTATTCTATCCTTACCCGTAACCCGGACGAGTACAATACAGTACACAGCCTGCATCATTCCCTCAAAACATTTCAATACACAAAGCGCTATGACTGGAACCCGGCAAGCGACTGCCTGGAAAGCGACGGGGCTACATTGAAGGCAGATTGCGCCGATCTGAATTGCATGGGCATCGGGATATCGCAATACCGGTACAGTTATCCCAATACCGATCCGGGAACAGAATATTATTATATCAAAAGCGTGGTCCGCGCCAAAGCCCGGGCCTATGCCCAGGTGAAGAACAAAGCTGGTGGCATAGATGACAATGATGCGCAGAACCTGGCGGGCGCCCGCTGGTGTTTGTTCAAGATCAGTCGCGCCGGTATGCAGAAAGCCGTTTCCCTTGCCGCCAATGGCGATTGGGGCAAGCTGGCGGAAAGCGGTGAACTGGGCTGGAACTGGCTGCGCGATTACCTGCATAACGAAGGCACGCCGCCGGTGATGCACGCTACCGGGCTCACCGGTAATGATGGTCGCATTGATGTGCGCCAGCTGCCTTATGAAGGCGATTTCAATAATCCCACAGCCTATTACTATGTGTTCACCGTGGAGAAGCATGGTTTTAAGACCAGCGCCAGGGTGGTGAACCTCAAAAGCAGTCATGGCGCCGGTGAAGGAGATGTGGGCGTAGCGCAGTCTGGTACGGCTTATAACCTGGGAGAGATCTGGATGGAACCTAAAGGTGAGGCTGTGCTGACCATTGTGAATGAAAGAGGTAACCCCGTAGTGGCCAGCGCCTGGTACTATGATCATAACTCCGGCCAGAACGGGGAAGTGTTCTATTCCAGTCATATGCCCGGTGTGCCGGAGTCTAAAATAGCCATGAACCTGCCTTCCGGCAATAACAGGCGGATCGTGATACAACCCTATAATACCGATACGTATGAGCGGGATACTATTATAGTGAATGTACCGGCCAGCGGCGTCCTCAGCAAAGAAGTGCTGGTAAAGTACAAGCTGCACCGGATCTATTTCAATATCCGGAATGCGAACGGGCAACCGATCGATAAAGCAAAAGTGCGGCTGGACCTGCAGGAAGGAGCCGCCACTATGTACAATGATATCCGCAGTCCTTATCTCTATGAAGGCGCTCATTCACCTGTGCCGAATGACCCCATACCCGGTGGACAGCTGCCCGGCAATCAATCAGGTAATGGCATCATCAGCAGCCAGGACCAGCCTGAACTGGAGTTTGTGAATGCCAATACTTATACCAAGACCACCAACAATGGGGGTGGGGTAGACTTTGCCTTCCGCAACAGCGGTACCAGCTTCCGCTTTATCATCAGCGGCCCCAACGGAAGCAGTTATGTAGTGAAGATGATCAACGTGTCCAGCAGGGCCGGTAAAACCTGGAAGCGTGTGCAGGTGGAGTTAAAGAATGGCAGGACAGTGAAAGGCACCGTTCACTTTGGCCAGGTGCCGGTTGCCAATGCGCGTGTGCGGGTGAAAGGATCTGTACCCCTGATAGAAACCTGGACCAATGCGCAGGGGCAGTATGAGCTGCATGGAGTGCCGTTGGATACCAATCTTACGTTCTCTGCTTCCAAATCAGGATATGTAGGGATGGAATTTACAGAGGGGCAATCGCTCAACTCTGTATACGGAATTGTCAACTACCAGTACCTGGCTGTTGGCCAGACGCCTGTAACTACTATTAATTTCAAACTGCGTATTTATGATGGGCTCGACCTGAGCAAGCTCCTGGGTTTCCCGCTGGAAGTGACCAGCCTGGAAGAAACGGCGGGCGCCATTATACCGTCCCGGCCCACTAACGAGCCTGCCCGGCGCAATACAGCGCCGGTAAAGATCGGCGGCCTGGTGACTGTGGACGACGCCAATAACCAGCTCTTCAAAATGAGCGGCAGCGACGCGCAAGGGCGCAAATTAAGCACCATCGAATTTTCTGATCTGCTGGTAGTGGCAGATGATATCAGGAATGATTCCCTGATCCCCTATTGCCGGCCGCAGACCCTGCCGGTAGCAACGGATATCAACGAGCAGGTCATCAGTATCTATGACCAGTACGTTGGCACCCTATATGATTCCACGGTGGGGATCACACTCAATAAATACCAGCAGCAGGGCGTAGCCCAAGGCAAAGTGCGGGTGGAGACCAGCTCCTTTGCAGACAATGCCATCGGCCTGCAACAGGGCAATGCTATCTGCCTGGTCAATGGCGGCAGCATGCAGTTCCCGGTGTTTACAGCTGGTGGGCCGGCAGCGATCAGCGGCAGCCAGGGCATCGGTATTACGGGTAGCGACGGGCAATCGCTCCGGTACACGCTTCATAACTTTACCGCCATTGCAGGTTCAGGCAGTTCCCGCCTGTACAAAGACTCTGTAGTGCTGGATACCCGCCTGCAAACTGCTCTGCAACATGTGCCCACACCCAATATCAACCTGCCGATCGGTAAGGTCAGGATCAACAGCCAGCGCCAGCTGGAAAATGTGAGCAATGCTATCAATGTGACCATGGCCCTCGGTTCGTTCCAGCTGTTATGGAAACATATTTATATCGGCAACGATGGCGTAACCTTTGACGCCACCCTGGATGCCGCCGGTATGCAATTGCCCATTTCCCGTGCTATCCTGGAGCCCACCCGTTTCCGGGTGCGGCAGGGCAGCCTGGAGACCGGCAATGTAAAACTGCTGAACAGCGTTCCCGTTACCGTTCATAGCAGCGCCAGCTTCGGGTACGATGAGACCCGCAATGTCCCTGCCTGGTATGTTTCCATTACCAGTGAAAGCAATTCGGAGGCGGCGGCTACTATCAACGGCCAGCATTTTGACGGGCTCAACAGCAATTATGAGATACCCTTCACCTCCCTCTGGTTCTATAGCAACGGGGATCAGCAGGTGAACCTGGCCAGCGGCATCCCGGTCTTCCGGCTGCACAATATTGCCGACTTCAGCCTGCAGGCCGTACTCCTGCACCAGAACCTGATCCAGCTGCAGGGTGAGCTGGACCTGGGCATCCCTGCCTTTCCTTCGCACTCAACCTCGCTCAACTATGATAAACAGGGCAATGGTATTTCCGGTATGCGCCTGCAACCTTTTGTGATGACAGATATTCCGCTCAATGGCGTGGTGCTGGGCTTCAATGGCGGTAACAGCAATAGCATTGAGTTCAGCAATGGCCGGATCCGCATCCGGGGAAGGGTACGGGATGAGGATCCTGAAGTGTTCAAAGATGTACTGTATACCATTACAAAGACCAGTCAGGAAACCAGGCTGGTCCTGGATGAAACACCGCAGCGGCAATCCATCAGACTGGGAGGTTCCAGCAGTAACAGTCGCGTCATCCTGACCAATATAGAAGGCAGCATGCAGGTGACCAATAACAGCTGGACCAATCTCTACTTCTATGGGGATATGCCGGAAGATATGGGCTTTACCGGCGATGGCAGGCGGATGAAGTTTGACGTACTGGGCGCTATCCAGGTCAATAACCAGGCGGTGAAGCTCAAGAGTATGGAAACCCCCATCGGTGGGATGAACATGATCTATGATCTGGAAAATGCCCGACTGATGGGCAGCCTGCATATCGATAACAAGATCGGCAGCCTGGATATGAAAGGAGATGCAGAAGTGGTGATAGATAAATATGGCTATTATTTCCTGGCTGGCGGCTCCGTAGAAATGAGCAATCCAAAGATCACGGGCAGGGCCTTTATCCTGATGGGCGATTACACGCACCGGAGCAGCGACCGCCGCAGCGCCATTGAAGACATGCTGAAAGAGTACAGCTACTATTATATCAACCGCGGGGAAATGCCCAAGGGGTATACGGATATGACGGCCCTCAACGGTTTCTTCATAGAGGCCGGCGCTACTATACCAGTGCCCGGTGTGCCCAACTTTGATATAGACCTGGTAGTGTTGTCCGCAGCCCTGGAAGTCAATGTGGGCGGGGATGTCCGGCTGGGCATGCAGTTCGGTGAAACCAATATGTACAGTATGGGCATGGCCGTCTGGGTGGAGGCGCGGTTTTCTGTAGGCATCAGCGGCATCAATGTCTGTGCCGGTACGGACCTGCGTGTAATGGCCGGTGTTGACCTGGAAGGATTCTACTACAGCAATGGCAATTATTCCATGACCGCTGAAGGTTATGTCCGGCTCCAGGGGACAGCCTGGTACGGGATAGGGTTTTTCTGTACGGCCGCCTGTGAGGGCGCCTGCGTAAAAGATGAGGCCGGTGGTACCATCGGATTAGCCGCTGTGGGTACGGTGACCCAGGACGGCTCTGATTTTCGGATTGTATTAGATGCCAACACTTTTAAATAA